The following proteins are encoded in a genomic region of Maribacter hydrothermalis:
- a CDS encoding TMEM175 family protein, with the protein MKTNRLEAFSDGVLAIIITIMVLELQAPEEATLNALLERVPVFISYVFSFIYLGIYWNNHHHLFQITQKVNGKVLWVNLHLLFWLSLIPFTTAWIGNNYEAILPVVAYGVVLLLCAIAYFILQNVIIKSHDMEFPLRKVIGSDRKGKISIVCYILGIGFALLNTWIAIVLYSVVAIMWLVPDKRIENNL; encoded by the coding sequence ATGAAGACAAACAGACTAGAAGCATTTAGTGACGGAGTTCTTGCCATCATAATTACTATTATGGTCTTAGAGCTTCAAGCTCCGGAAGAAGCCACTTTAAATGCTCTTCTTGAACGAGTTCCAGTGTTTATAAGTTATGTTTTTAGTTTTATATACTTGGGAATTTACTGGAATAATCACCACCATTTATTTCAAATAACTCAAAAAGTAAACGGTAAGGTACTTTGGGTAAATCTACATCTCCTTTTTTGGCTATCACTAATTCCCTTTACCACGGCGTGGATAGGAAATAATTATGAGGCTATCTTGCCCGTAGTTGCATATGGTGTAGTATTGCTCCTGTGTGCTATTGCCTATTTTATCTTACAGAATGTTATCATTAAGTCTCACGATATGGAATTTCCACTTCGCAAAGTGATAGGCTCAGATAGAAAGGGGAAAATTTCTATTGTATGTTATATTTTAGGAATTGGGTTTGCCCTTTTAAATACTTGGATTGCTATTGTTTTATACAGTGTTGTTGCAATAATGTGGCTTGTTCCAGATAAAAGGATTGAGAATAATTTATAA
- the rpe gene encoding ribulose-phosphate 3-epimerase, whose amino-acid sequence MKKTSIAPSLLAADFGNLQRDVEMVNSSEAAYHHIDVMDGVFVPNISYGMPVVKAIQKNATKPLDVHLMIVDPDRYLEEFANLGAHILTVHYEACTHLNRTIQAIKALGMKAGVALNPHTNVILLEDSIQDIDVVLIMSVNPGFGGQSFIENTYDKVRATKALINRKNSSALIEIDGGVTTANAYKLVEAGADILVAGSFVFKSSDPVATIMELKG is encoded by the coding sequence ATGAAAAAAACAAGTATTGCACCATCACTTTTAGCCGCCGATTTCGGAAATCTTCAGCGCGATGTTGAAATGGTAAATTCTAGTGAGGCGGCATACCATCATATCGATGTTATGGACGGAGTTTTTGTTCCAAATATATCTTACGGTATGCCCGTAGTCAAAGCAATTCAAAAGAATGCTACCAAACCGTTAGATGTGCATTTAATGATTGTAGATCCAGATAGATATCTAGAGGAATTTGCAAATCTTGGAGCTCATATCTTAACGGTTCACTACGAAGCATGTACTCATTTAAACAGAACTATACAAGCTATAAAAGCTTTGGGTATGAAAGCGGGTGTTGCTTTAAACCCACATACTAATGTTATACTTTTAGAGGATAGTATTCAAGATATTGATGTCGTCCTAATAATGAGTGTTAATCCTGGGTTTGGAGGGCAATCTTTTATAGAAAACACATACGACAAGGTAAGAGCAACCAAAGCACTGATCAATAGAAAAAATTCTTCGGCCCTAATAGAAATTGATGGTGGTGTTACCACTGCAAACGCATATAAACTAGTTGAAGCTGGTGCAGACATTTTAGTTGCTGGTAGTTTTGTATTTAAAAGTTCAGATCCAGTTGCTACGATAATGGAACTAAAGGGATGA
- a CDS encoding pirin family protein, protein MNTILHKADTRGDANHGWLHSKHTFSFANYHNPERMNFGVLRVLNDDKVSESRGFGTHPHKDMEIISIPLEGDLKHMDDMGNSTIIKSGDIQVMSAGTGVMHSEFNNNPDKPVKFLQIWIIPNKQRVKPRYDQITLDTADRKNKLQQVLSPNEDDAGVWIHQNAWFNITNLDKGKVVKYNLNDAKNNGVYAFILKGDATINGQELNERDGFGVWDVKSLDIKGDSDTEILLMEVPMSLN, encoded by the coding sequence ATGAATACAATACTTCATAAAGCAGACACAAGAGGCGATGCAAATCACGGTTGGTTGCACTCAAAACATACCTTCAGTTTTGCTAATTACCACAACCCAGAGCGAATGAATTTTGGGGTATTAAGAGTACTAAACGACGATAAAGTTTCAGAAAGTAGAGGTTTTGGAACACATCCTCACAAGGATATGGAAATTATTTCGATCCCACTCGAAGGTGATTTAAAGCATATGGATGATATGGGTAACTCAACAATTATTAAATCAGGAGATATACAAGTAATGAGCGCAGGAACTGGTGTAATGCATTCTGAATTCAACAATAATCCAGACAAACCAGTAAAGTTCTTACAAATCTGGATTATTCCTAATAAACAACGAGTAAAGCCGCGCTATGATCAGATAACATTAGACACGGCAGACCGTAAGAACAAATTGCAACAAGTACTGTCGCCTAATGAAGATGATGCTGGCGTTTGGATTCATCAAAACGCTTGGTTCAACATAACCAATCTTGATAAAGGTAAAGTAGTTAAATATAATCTCAATGACGCAAAGAACAACGGTGTTTATGCCTTTATTTTGAAAGGGGATGCAACTATCAATGGCCAAGAACTTAATGAAAGAGATGGCTTTGGTGTCTGGGATGTTAAATCCTTGGATATTAAAGGAGATAGCGATACCGAAATCTTATTAATGGAAGTTCCCATGTCACTGAATTAA
- a CDS encoding c-type cytochrome, whose amino-acid sequence MLLLLFSCEEEKKETVKVIPVEFNTPQNFELEEIYHPSNFDQGSWVALAQGDGNTMYSCDQYGKLYQFKIPAIGSALSQKDVVPIDVEIGEAHGLLWAFNSLYVAVNKNWDDDIPDDQENGSGIYRITDTNNDGQLDAVKMLLKLEGSGEHGPHSFALSPDGKEVYFIAGNHTLIPDRVKENSRIPTNWGEDNLLKPFLDARGHANDVKAPGGWITKFNPDGSSFELISVGFRNPFDMAFNSDGELFAYDADMEWDIGMPWYRPTRICHVTSGSEFGWRTGSGKWPAYYPDNLPAVHNLEQGSPTAVLSTANLNLPIKYKNGLLAMDWSFGTVYFIDLIPDGSSYKANREEFLSGTPLPLTDMVAGNDGHIYFATGGRRLDSHLYRLRYTGTKNTDINSTNSKENEARNLRKKLEEYHKIVSERGTELAWEHLANNDRFIRYAARLVLEHQPIESWINRYKSETDSRKIIESSIALNHQASSNLQDLILNKLLGITFNNLDQSLKMELLRAYSLNFIRMGMPSAVTKKKIVQLLNPTFPAKESAISKETAQLLLFLDADGITKKIVEQLEYHTEQNTVTEGVEMLSEEATLRSEQYGPLIRDVISKMPPSEAIFYGMLLSNVENGWNEDLRKRYFLWYFDVLGSKGGMSFKAYMENVRQRALTHVPENRRDYFQEISGIYSPSSAVAELPQPIGPGKNYSGNDIQNAVWSGLDNYKGSIENGKRAFAAATCILCHRMRGEGGAAGPDLTQAHSKFSTYDLIFSIYSPNDEISDQYANTLFHLGEDEKIAGRIKSEAGDSIVIMPNPFNESYTVNIAKNAISKRELSPVSPMPPGLLNRLNEQEIADLFAYIITGADENHKLYTGIEKE is encoded by the coding sequence ATGTTACTTCTTCTATTTTCATGTGAAGAAGAAAAAAAAGAAACAGTAAAAGTAATTCCTGTAGAATTTAATACTCCCCAAAATTTTGAGCTGGAGGAAATTTATCACCCTAGCAACTTTGACCAAGGCTCGTGGGTGGCTTTAGCACAAGGTGATGGTAACACCATGTATTCTTGTGACCAATATGGTAAGCTTTATCAATTTAAAATACCAGCAATAGGATCTGCGCTTTCTCAAAAAGATGTTGTACCAATAGATGTAGAAATTGGCGAAGCTCACGGTTTGCTTTGGGCTTTTAATAGCTTGTATGTTGCAGTTAATAAAAACTGGGATGATGATATACCCGATGATCAAGAGAATGGTAGTGGAATTTATAGAATTACAGACACTAATAATGACGGCCAGTTAGATGCTGTAAAAATGCTACTAAAATTAGAAGGTAGCGGGGAACACGGCCCACATAGTTTTGCTTTGTCCCCAGACGGCAAGGAAGTATATTTTATTGCTGGCAATCACACTTTAATTCCGGATAGGGTAAAAGAAAATAGCCGAATACCTACCAACTGGGGAGAAGACAATTTACTTAAACCCTTTTTAGATGCTAGAGGCCATGCTAATGATGTAAAAGCCCCTGGCGGATGGATAACTAAGTTTAACCCGGATGGGTCTTCCTTTGAATTAATTTCTGTCGGATTTAGAAATCCGTTCGATATGGCTTTCAATTCCGACGGTGAGCTTTTTGCTTACGATGCGGACATGGAATGGGATATTGGAATGCCATGGTATAGGCCCACTAGAATTTGCCACGTTACCAGTGGCAGTGAATTTGGGTGGAGAACCGGCTCTGGAAAATGGCCTGCATATTATCCAGATAATCTACCCGCTGTTCATAATCTAGAACAAGGTTCACCTACGGCTGTTTTATCAACGGCAAATTTAAATCTTCCCATAAAATATAAAAACGGATTACTTGCAATGGACTGGAGTTTTGGCACAGTTTATTTTATCGATTTAATACCAGATGGAAGTTCTTACAAAGCCAATAGAGAAGAGTTTTTATCAGGAACTCCTTTACCTTTAACTGATATGGTCGCTGGCAACGATGGTCATATTTATTTTGCCACTGGGGGTCGCAGGTTAGATTCACATCTGTATCGACTAAGATACACCGGTACAAAAAACACGGATATAAACTCAACAAATTCTAAAGAGAACGAAGCTCGAAATCTTCGTAAAAAATTAGAAGAGTATCACAAAATAGTTTCTGAAAGGGGTACCGAACTAGCCTGGGAACATTTAGCCAATAATGATCGGTTTATAAGATACGCGGCAAGGTTAGTTCTAGAACATCAACCAATAGAATCATGGATAAACCGGTATAAAAGTGAAACAGATAGTAGAAAAATTATTGAAAGTAGTATAGCCTTAAACCACCAAGCATCTTCTAATTTACAAGATCTCATATTAAATAAACTCTTAGGAATTACCTTTAACAATTTAGACCAATCTTTAAAAATGGAACTATTAAGGGCCTATTCTTTAAATTTCATTAGAATGGGAATGCCTTCGGCCGTAACGAAGAAAAAAATCGTTCAATTACTAAATCCAACCTTCCCGGCGAAGGAAAGTGCCATCAGTAAAGAAACCGCCCAGCTATTATTATTCTTAGATGCCGATGGAATAACTAAAAAAATAGTAGAACAATTAGAGTACCATACGGAACAAAACACCGTAACCGAAGGTGTTGAAATGTTATCTGAAGAAGCAACTTTACGTAGTGAACAATACGGACCGTTAATTAGAGATGTGATTTCAAAAATGCCGCCTAGTGAAGCCATTTTTTATGGAATGCTTTTAAGTAACGTAGAAAATGGTTGGAACGAAGATTTAAGAAAACGCTATTTTCTATGGTATTTTGATGTCCTAGGATCTAAGGGAGGTATGAGCTTTAAAGCATATATGGAAAATGTTAGACAGAGAGCATTAACGCATGTTCCCGAAAATAGAAGAGATTATTTTCAAGAAATTTCGGGTATTTATTCTCCATCAAGTGCCGTAGCAGAACTACCGCAACCAATAGGTCCCGGTAAAAACTATTCTGGGAATGATATACAGAACGCGGTTTGGAGCGGATTAGATAATTATAAGGGCTCTATTGAAAATGGCAAACGCGCTTTTGCCGCAGCAACCTGTATTCTTTGCCATAGAATGCGCGGTGAGGGTGGTGCCGCAGGACCAGATTTAACACAAGCGCATTCGAAGTTTAGCACTTACGATTTAATTTTTTCTATTTATAGTCCTAACGACGAAATATCCGATCAATATGCTAATACCTTATTTCATTTAGGCGAGGATGAGAAAATAGCTGGTCGAATTAAATCAGAAGCAGGTGATAGCATCGTAATAATGCCCAATCCTTTTAACGAAAGTTACACTGTAAATATCGCCAAAAATGCCATTTCTAAAAGAGAGCTTTCCCCTGTCTCTCCAATGCCTCCTGGCCTTTTGAACAGATTAAACGAACAAGAAATAGCCGACCTTTTCGCTTACATTATTACTGGGGCAGATGAAAATCATAAGCTCTATACAGGTATAGAAAAAGAGTAG
- a CDS encoding YpdA family putative bacillithiol disulfide reductase, translated as MKTELDVVIIGGGPIGIACGLEAKKNGLNYLILEKGPIVNSLFNYPSNMQFFSSSEKLEIDEIPFISKEAKPKRDEALEYYRRIVTSNKLNINLFEKVENVQKNKDLFTIVSEKGSYTSKHVIVATGFYDLPNLLNVPGEKLEKVVHYYDNPHYYSGQKVAVIGASNSAIDAALECWRKGAEVTLIIRGTEVGQRVKYWVRPDIINRIEEGSIKAFFNTTVKEIKKDSILLSTNKKDVVLANDFVLALTGYKPNFKFLEMLGVRTSNDEKKLPEYNPDTMETNVKGLYLAGVICGGMETHKWFIENSRIHAKMIIKNIVSNSILL; from the coding sequence ATGAAAACTGAATTGGATGTTGTTATTATAGGTGGTGGACCAATTGGAATTGCATGCGGCTTAGAAGCAAAGAAAAACGGACTTAACTATCTTATTTTAGAAAAAGGGCCAATTGTAAATTCACTTTTCAATTACCCATCAAACATGCAATTCTTTTCTTCTTCTGAAAAACTAGAAATTGACGAAATCCCGTTCATCAGTAAAGAAGCAAAACCTAAACGTGATGAAGCTTTAGAATATTACCGACGCATTGTTACATCAAATAAATTGAATATTAATTTATTTGAAAAAGTAGAGAACGTTCAAAAAAATAAAGATTTATTCACGATAGTTTCAGAGAAAGGAAGTTATACGTCCAAACATGTTATAGTTGCCACTGGTTTTTATGATTTACCTAATTTATTAAATGTACCTGGTGAAAAATTAGAAAAAGTAGTTCACTATTATGACAACCCTCATTACTATTCTGGACAAAAAGTCGCTGTAATTGGTGCAAGTAATTCTGCCATAGATGCAGCCCTTGAGTGCTGGCGAAAAGGAGCGGAAGTAACCTTAATAATTCGTGGAACAGAGGTAGGACAACGTGTAAAGTATTGGGTTAGGCCAGATATTATCAATAGAATTGAAGAAGGTAGTATCAAGGCTTTTTTCAACACTACCGTAAAAGAAATTAAAAAAGATAGTATTTTACTTTCTACAAATAAGAAAGATGTAGTTTTAGCTAATGACTTTGTACTTGCGTTAACAGGTTACAAGCCCAACTTTAAATTTTTAGAAATGCTGGGTGTACGTACCAGCAACGATGAAAAGAAACTTCCAGAATATAACCCAGATACCATGGAAACCAATGTAAAAGGACTGTATTTAGCTGGTGTAATTTGTGGTGGTATGGAAACTCACAAATGGTTCATTGAAAATTCTAGAATTCATGCTAAAATGATTATCAAGAATATTGTTTCTAATTCCATTTTACTATAG
- a CDS encoding AraC family transcriptional regulator, which translates to MNPVKTYQKVNAQQESATFAISRMEDIYDKHNGKVDEPHRHNYFTVLIIKNASGHHKIDFNSYELGGYQVYFVAPGQVHQVIETEKSFGYVMTFSNQFLVESTIPLSFIDSLNLFQNYGQSPPLLPKEQQFRTIAHFAKNIFDLFHSDATMKNLSIGAFLKLLLIECNNICSINPIASEMETSGNNLIRDFKTVVNTHYRQEHSTTFYAGELNITPDHLNRTVKSKIGKTAKDYIQTRIITEAKRLLYFTDGSAKEIAYELGFNEPANFSAFFKKHTKISPSHFKKSQLQA; encoded by the coding sequence ATGAATCCCGTTAAAACGTATCAAAAAGTAAATGCCCAGCAAGAAAGTGCCACTTTTGCCATATCTCGTATGGAAGATATTTATGATAAACACAATGGGAAAGTAGATGAACCACATAGGCATAATTACTTTACAGTCTTAATTATTAAAAATGCATCCGGACATCATAAAATAGATTTCAACAGCTATGAGCTTGGTGGTTATCAGGTATATTTCGTTGCGCCTGGACAAGTACATCAGGTTATAGAAACTGAAAAATCGTTTGGATATGTGATGACATTTTCTAACCAATTTTTGGTAGAAAGTACTATTCCCTTATCTTTTATAGATAGTTTAAACCTTTTTCAAAATTATGGGCAAAGTCCGCCACTGTTGCCTAAAGAACAGCAATTTAGGACCATTGCACACTTTGCCAAAAATATCTTTGACCTATTTCATAGTGACGCTACTATGAAAAATTTGTCTATCGGTGCTTTCTTAAAATTGTTGCTTATAGAGTGCAATAATATTTGTTCTATCAATCCAATTGCATCGGAAATGGAAACTTCTGGAAACAATCTTATTCGAGATTTTAAGACGGTGGTAAATACCCATTACAGACAGGAACATTCTACAACATTTTATGCCGGCGAGCTTAATATTACTCCAGACCACCTTAACAGAACGGTAAAATCTAAAATAGGAAAAACGGCCAAGGATTATATACAGACCAGAATTATCACCGAAGCAAAAAGACTGCTCTATTTTACAGATGGGTCGGCCAAAGAAATTGCCTACGAGCTGGGTTTTAACGAGCCCGCAAATTTTAGTGCATTCTTTAAAAAACACACAAAAATATCGCCTTCACATTTCAAAAAAAGTCAATTACAGGCTTAA
- a CDS encoding pirin family protein, with protein sequence MSNISTIIPERAANIGNFQVGRLLPFRKKRMVGPFVFIDHMGPAELDEDENLDVAPHPHIGLSTLTFLFKGSIVHKDSIGTEIEINPGAVNWMTAGKGVVHSERTPERLRGTKKSLHGLQIWVALPKELEQMEPSFHHTEADKLPTWEEDGLIYKLIAGKAFGKESPVPVHSDLFYIEINSSKRQVVDCGGALFGESGLYILEGAVYSEGHTYEPKQLLVAKEATLCAFEMEANSTIYIFGGTPFPEGRTINWNFVSSDKALIDKARKDWIAQRFPKVPGETEFVPLPQ encoded by the coding sequence ATGTCAAACATAAGTACCATAATACCAGAAAGAGCTGCCAATATTGGCAACTTTCAAGTAGGCCGACTTTTACCTTTTAGAAAGAAAAGAATGGTTGGTCCTTTTGTTTTCATAGATCATATGGGTCCAGCAGAATTGGATGAAGATGAAAACCTTGATGTTGCACCACATCCACACATCGGACTTTCCACATTGACTTTTCTTTTTAAAGGGAGCATTGTGCATAAGGACAGTATAGGTACGGAAATTGAAATTAATCCTGGCGCAGTAAACTGGATGACCGCAGGAAAAGGCGTAGTACATTCTGAACGTACACCAGAGCGGCTACGAGGAACTAAAAAATCGCTTCACGGATTACAAATTTGGGTTGCCTTACCCAAAGAGCTGGAACAAATGGAACCTTCTTTTCACCATACCGAAGCAGATAAATTACCAACTTGGGAAGAAGATGGTTTAATTTATAAACTGATAGCAGGAAAAGCATTTGGCAAAGAATCGCCAGTTCCTGTTCATAGTGACTTGTTTTACATCGAAATAAATAGTAGTAAAAGACAAGTGGTCGATTGTGGTGGAGCGTTATTTGGCGAAAGCGGTCTTTATATATTAGAAGGTGCGGTGTATAGTGAAGGACATACCTATGAGCCAAAGCAATTATTAGTAGCCAAAGAAGCTACCCTTTGTGCTTTTGAAATGGAAGCAAACTCTACCATCTATATTTTTGGAGGAACACCTTTCCCAGAAGGAAGAACAATAAATTGGAACTTCGTATCGTCAGATAAAGCCCTTATTGACAAAGCTCGTAAAGATTGGATAGCGCAACGTTTTCCAAAAGTACCTGGAGAAACAGAATTTGTTCCATTGCCTCAATAA
- a CDS encoding VPS10 domain-containing protein, whose product MKSKFLLLFTFLCSATCSITLAQKEQTKTISENATLNKAFYENLVWRNIGPIRGGRSLGSAGSPSRPNEYYFGATGGGLWKTTDGGNEWEAVTDGQITSSSVGAVAVSETNPDIVYIGMGEVQLRGSITQGDGVYKTTDAGKTWTHLGLKETQAVSRIRIHPTNPDIVYVAALGHPYGNNEERGVFKSTNGGKTWDKTLYVSDKAGAVDLIIDSNNPNVLYASTWEVQRKAWKMWGGGPDCKLWKSTDAGETWTDLSKNPGMPEGPLGKIGVTVSPADSNRVWAIVEANEGGVFRSDDAGKTWERTNDERKLRQRAFYYSRIYADPLNKDIVYGLNVDFWKSTDGGKTFDTEIKVPHGDNHDLWIDPNNPERMISSNDGGGVVSINGGKTWTEEDYITTQLYHVMATNDIPYHVAGAQQDNSTIAIPSDGWEHMQARGQGDGWAYAVGGGESGWITQHPDNLDIFYAGSQGALLTRYDRSNGQSRDIQVYPRFFSGEPASALPERWQWTFPIMFAPQDSNVMYTCSQHVWKTTDDGQSWEKISPDLTYADPTTLGKTGGIITMDMNGPEIYATVFALAPSNHDINTIWAGSDDGKIHITRDGGKNWLDITPKDLPKFSRVSIIDESVHNPGTLYVAANRYQVDDRKPYVFKTHDYGKTWTKIINGIEDGHFARAVREDPVRKGLLFLATEHGVYFSMNDGELWQSLQLKLPDTPVRDLVIKDNDVVLGTHGRGFWILDDIQPLRQFTPEMEKQEAVLFKPTDALRGLTNASIQYYLKEEKDTITFEIYDANDKLINTFTGSKPKYEVDPNLPYWLKGGSTKPTTAKGINNFTWDMRYKGATTFDGMIIWSARPARGPKAPLGTYKVKMKTGDYEKSYSFDIKMDPNLKGITKEDLDEQFQLANKIMSKTTAANDAVIRIREFKKAFTDSKNTIDTDDFTTVITPFLNELSEVEEALYQVKNQSGQDPLNFPIKLNNRLASLRRSIEDGDAKPTNGAYKVYEELSAELDIELSKLKSIMERHKSEINPFLLKIKADTID is encoded by the coding sequence ATGAAATCAAAATTTCTTCTCCTTTTTACTTTTCTATGTTCTGCTACCTGCAGTATAACTTTGGCACAAAAAGAGCAAACGAAAACTATTTCTGAAAACGCAACACTCAACAAGGCTTTTTACGAAAATTTAGTATGGCGAAATATTGGTCCAATTCGTGGCGGACGCTCTTTAGGTTCTGCCGGTAGCCCTAGTAGACCTAACGAATATTATTTTGGCGCAACAGGTGGCGGACTTTGGAAAACTACCGATGGTGGCAATGAATGGGAAGCGGTTACCGATGGTCAAATTACCAGTTCTTCGGTAGGTGCCGTTGCGGTTTCAGAAACCAATCCAGATATTGTATATATTGGTATGGGTGAGGTTCAATTACGAGGTAGTATTACCCAAGGTGATGGAGTATACAAAACCACCGATGCCGGTAAAACCTGGACTCACTTAGGCCTTAAAGAAACGCAAGCGGTTTCAAGAATACGAATACATCCTACAAATCCTGATATTGTTTATGTCGCTGCACTAGGCCATCCTTACGGAAATAATGAAGAACGCGGTGTTTTTAAAAGTACAAATGGCGGAAAAACTTGGGATAAAACATTGTATGTAAGTGATAAAGCAGGTGCCGTAGATTTAATAATTGACAGTAACAATCCTAATGTATTATATGCTAGTACCTGGGAAGTTCAACGAAAAGCTTGGAAAATGTGGGGCGGTGGTCCAGATTGTAAATTGTGGAAGTCTACCGATGCTGGCGAAACTTGGACAGATCTATCAAAGAATCCCGGTATGCCAGAAGGTCCTTTAGGTAAAATTGGGGTTACGGTTTCCCCTGCGGACTCTAATCGTGTTTGGGCAATTGTAGAAGCAAATGAAGGTGGAGTTTTCCGTTCGGACGATGCAGGCAAAACTTGGGAAAGAACCAATGATGAACGTAAACTAAGACAACGAGCCTTTTACTATTCAAGGATTTATGCAGACCCTTTAAATAAAGATATCGTCTACGGACTTAATGTCGACTTCTGGAAATCTACAGATGGTGGAAAAACTTTTGATACTGAAATTAAAGTTCCTCATGGCGATAACCATGATTTATGGATAGACCCGAACAATCCAGAACGCATGATTTCTTCTAATGATGGCGGTGGTGTCGTGAGTATCAATGGTGGAAAAACATGGACAGAAGAAGATTATATTACCACGCAGCTATATCATGTAATGGCAACTAACGATATTCCTTACCATGTAGCGGGTGCACAACAAGATAATAGTACTATAGCTATACCAAGCGATGGCTGGGAACATATGCAGGCTAGAGGACAAGGAGATGGTTGGGCGTACGCTGTTGGTGGTGGTGAAAGTGGATGGATAACTCAACACCCTGATAATCTAGACATCTTTTATGCTGGTAGCCAAGGTGCATTATTAACTAGATACGATAGAAGTAATGGACAATCTAGAGATATTCAAGTATATCCTAGGTTTTTCTCCGGGGAACCCGCAAGTGCCTTACCAGAACGCTGGCAATGGACATTCCCCATAATGTTTGCCCCACAAGATTCAAATGTAATGTATACCTGTTCCCAACACGTTTGGAAAACTACGGATGATGGTCAATCTTGGGAAAAAATTAGTCCAGATTTAACATACGCTGACCCCACTACTTTAGGAAAAACAGGTGGCATAATAACTATGGATATGAACGGACCTGAAATTTACGCTACGGTCTTTGCTCTTGCTCCTTCTAACCATGATATTAATACCATATGGGCTGGTTCCGATGATGGAAAAATACATATAACAAGAGATGGTGGAAAAAATTGGTTGGACATCACTCCAAAAGATCTACCAAAATTTTCAAGAGTTAGTATCATTGACGAGTCTGTTCACAATCCAGGCACCCTCTATGTTGCTGCAAATAGATACCAGGTAGATGATAGAAAACCATATGTTTTTAAAACACATGATTATGGAAAAACTTGGACGAAAATAATTAACGGTATCGAGGATGGTCATTTTGCACGAGCAGTTCGTGAAGACCCTGTACGTAAAGGTCTTTTATTTTTAGCTACAGAACACGGAGTTTATTTTTCAATGAACGATGGAGAATTATGGCAAAGCCTACAATTAAAACTACCAGATACCCCTGTTAGGGATTTAGTCATTAAGGATAATGATGTTGTTCTAGGTACACACGGTAGAGGGTTTTGGATTTTAGATGACATACAACCACTTAGACAGTTTACCCCCGAAATGGAAAAACAAGAAGCTGTTCTTTTTAAGCCGACAGATGCCTTAAGAGGATTAACCAACGCTTCTATCCAATATTATTTAAAGGAAGAAAAAGACACCATTACATTTGAAATATACGATGCTAATGATAAATTGATTAACACTTTTACGGGAAGCAAACCAAAATATGAAGTAGACCCTAACCTACCCTATTGGTTAAAAGGTGGATCTACGAAACCTACTACTGCCAAGGGAATAAATAATTTTACTTGGGACATGAGATATAAAGGCGCCACAACTTTTGATGGTATGATTATTTGGAGTGCAAGACCAGCAAGAGGACCTAAAGCTCCATTAGGTACATATAAAGTTAAAATGAAGACAGGTGATTATGAGAAATCATATTCCTTCGATATAAAAATGGACCCGAATTTAAAGGGAATAACCAAAGAAGATTTGGATGAACAGTTTCAACTTGCTAATAAGATAATGAGTAAAACAACTGCTGCGAATGATGCTGTTATTAGAATCCGTGAGTTTAAAAAAGCCTTTACCGATTCTAAAAATACCATAGACACGGACGACTTTACTACGGTAATAACCCCATTTTTAAATGAATTATCTGAAGTTGAAGAAGCACTGTATCAAGTAAAAAATCAATCTGGTCAGGACCCTTTAAACTTTCCAATAAAGCTTAATAACAGATTAGCATCGTTACGTAGAAGTATAGAAGATGGCGATGCCAAACCTACTAATGGAGCATATAAAGTTTATGAAGAACTATCCGCGGAGCTTGATATTGAACTTAGTAAATTGAAAAGTATTATGGAAAGACACAAGTCTGAAATAAATCCATTTCTACTTAAAATTAAAGCCGATACAATTGACTAA